The stretch of DNA GCGACGTTCGGCGTCGGGACCGTGAGGGAGTCGACGGACACCCGTTCGCGGCGTCGATCCCCGTGAGACAGATGGCACGTGACGATACCGGGCGTCCCGTCGACCGCGAGTGCGCGTGGCGGTTCGGCGCGACATAAGAAGGCTTAGTAGGCGTCGGGCTGGACCGGCGGGCATGGTAGCGTTCGAAGTGCCGGAGATCGATTACACCCGGTACACGAATCGCCAGCTCGCGGCGGTGCCGCTCGCGGTGCTCGCGGTTGCCCTCCTGATCATCGCGGGGTGGTACGCCGCGACTGGCGTGCCGGTCAACCCCGGCCTCGAATTCACTGGCGGCGCGGAGATCAGAGTCGCCGTCGACGCACCGGACGGCCAGGCACGCGAGCGGATTCAGCAGGCGTTCGACCCCGCACCCGAGACGATTCGGGGCGTCCCCTCCGACAACACCTACATCCTAACCTTCCAGACCGAGGAGGTGGGGGTGTCGGCGCTCGAAGAGCAAGCGCGCGCGGCCGGGTTCGAGGTGCAGTCGAGCTACACCGTCTCGCCCTCCTTCGGGTCGCGGACGCAACTGCTCGCCCTCGGCGGCGTCGCCTTCGCCTTCCTGGGCATGAGCGCGCTCGTCTTCCTCATGTTCCGGACCTTCGTCCCTTCCGTCGCCGTCGTCATCTCGGCGTTCTCCGACATCGTCATTCCGGTGGCGCTGATGAACGTCCTCGACATCGAACTGACGCTGGGAACCGTCGCCGCGCTCCTCATGATCATCGGGTACAGCGTCGACTCCGACATCCTACTCAACAACCACATCCTCAGACGGTCGGGCGAGTTCTACGAATCGACTCACCGCGCGATGCGGACCGGCGTCACCATGACGCTCACGTCGCTCGCGGCGATGACCGTCATGACCATCGTGGCGACGCTGTTCGGGATTCAACTGCTCGCCGCCATCGGGACGGTCCTGGTGTTCGGTCTCTCGGCCGACCTCATGAACACCTACATGCTCAACCTCAGCCTCCTCCGCTGGTACAAGTACGAGGGGGTGGCTAACTGATGGGCGTCGTCCGGGAGAACTGGCGGATCTTCCTCCTGATCGTCGTGTTGCTGGGCAGCCTCTTCGCGCTGTTCTCGCCGACGGTCGCCGAGGGAGGCGCCGAAGCGCCCGGCGTCGCGAGTAGCGGCGCGACGAACCTCCAGTACGGCCTCCAGCTCTCCGGCGGGACGCGCATCCGCGCGCCGCTGGTGGGCGTCACCGCCGCCGAAGTCGAGTACGGCGACGTGGAGACGCCGGAAGCCGAACGGGAGGTGGCCGGCCGACTCGGGGACGTGAGCGTCGCCGACGTCATCGTTCGGCCGACGTCGGAGACGAGCGGCACCGTCGAGGTGACGGCCGACGGCGTGACGCCCGCGGAACTCGGGCGCGCACTCGACGCGGCGGGGTACGAATACGCCGAGACGCGGAACGGGGTCACCGAGGAGACGCGCGCCCAGACCGTCGACATCCTCGCGGACAAGATCAACGAGGCCGGCCTCTCCGGCGGGACCGTCCAGCAGATTCAGACCCCGACGGGTGAGAACTTCATCCTCGTCGAGGTGCCCGACGCGAACCGCCAGCGCGTCGTCGACCTGGTGAACCAGCGTGGGAGCGTCCGCGTCGACGCCTACTACCCGAGCGACGGCGGCTACGAACAGACGACGGTGCTCGAACGCGACGACTTCCAGAGCATCGGCAACGCCCAACAGGGCGGCGAAGGACAGCTCCCGAACGTGCCGGTCGTCGTGCGCGAGGACGTAGCCCCCCGGTTCCAACAGCAGATGAGTCAGTCCGGCCTCGCGGGACAGGGTGGCTCCCGGTGTAGTTACACGACGTCGCCCAACAGCACGGACGCCTGCCTGCTCCTGATCGTCGACGGACAGGTCGTCAACTCCTTCGGGATGAGCCCCGGACTCGCCGCCAGCATGCAGTCCGGCGACTGGGCACAGGACCCTCGCTTCGTCCTGCAGACCCAGAACTTCAGCGAGTCCCGCCAGGTGGCGATCAACCTGCGCGCCGGCGCGCTCCCCGCCCAACTCGACATCGGCCCGGACGGCGAGGGCACCTCCTCGTTCATCGCGCCGAGTCAGGGGGAGCAGTTCCGCATCGACTCGCTGTTGACGGGGATCATCGCGGTCTTTGCCGTCGCGGGCGTGGTCTTCCTGCGCTACGGTGAGGTCGAGGTGGCCCTGCCGATGATCGTCACCGCGCTCTCGGAAGTGGTGATCCTGCTCGGCTTCGCGGCCGGCATCGGCTACCCGCTCGACCTCTCGGTGATCGCCGGCTTCATCGCCGTCATCGGGACGGGGGTGGACGACCTGATCATCATCGCCGACGAGGTGATGGCCCAGGGCGACGTGAACAGCCGTCGCGTCTTCCAGTCGCGCTTCAGGAAGGCGTTCTGGGTCATCGGCGCCGCCGCCGCGACGACCATCATCGCGATGAGTCCGCTCGCGGTCCTCTCGCTCGGCGACCTACAGGGCTTCGCCATCTTCACCATCCTCGGCGTCGTCGTGGGCGTCCTACTCACGCGCCCGGCGTACGGGGACATCCTCCGGGCGCTGCTCACCCGGGACGACTAGAAGTCCGCGAGCGACGACTGCTCTGCGGCCGCGAGCACGTCGTCGCAGGTCGACCACGACGCCCGCGCACACGCCGGCAGTTCACCGTTCTCACGGACGTACTCGGCCAGAAAGGTTCGCGTCCGCTCGTCGCTCGGGTAGCCGCTCCCCACCTCGCCGTAGGCGTCCGCGAGCGCCTCGATACGGGCGTCGCGGTGCACCTTCGCGACGACGCTCGCCGCCGCGACGTGTGGGTAGCGTTCGTCCGCACGGTGTTCCGACCGGACCGTCACCGCGGCGTCGACGCCCGCGCCGACCTTCCGCCCGAACCGGCCGGCGTCCACGTCGCCCGCGTCGACGACGACCGAATCGTCGTCGCCGGCCACCGCCGCGATGGCCTCGACCTGTCCCGCGACGGTCAGGCCGTTCATGTCCGTCTCGGGGTCGTCGATGCGCGCCGGTGACACGACGGCGACGCTCACGTCGACCGCCGCGTCGTCTCGCAGGCGGTCGGCGAGTTCGCGCCGCCGGGAGGGCGCGAGGCGCTTCGAGTCGTCGACGCCGTCGGGGACGGCGTCGGCCGGCGCCCGAACCGCCGCGGCGACCATCGGCCCCAACACCGGTCCCTTCCCCGCCTCGTCGGCACCGATCTGCATATCCGCAGGTGTGTGGGGGGCGTCAAAACCGTTCGGGTCGGTCATCGGCCACACCCCGGCGGCGGCGCGCTTACCCGGTGGCCGTGCCGTTCGTCCGATTCGCTGTGAGGGACACGTCCGACTCCGAGGCGTTCCCGGCCGTTCGCCCGCCAGTCTGGAGGATGATCGGCGTCCCGTCGCGGTCGGTTGCGAGGATGATCTTATCCGATGCGTCGATGCTCTTGATATACTGCTGTCGCAACACGATCGGATTCGATCGGAGGGCGTCTCCACGAATCTCGATGACGCGGGCGTCGGCCTCGGCACGTATCTCCTGGCGCTGTTTCTCGCGTCTCGCCTGTTCGATCTCGAATTTCTTTTTCTGGACGCGCTGTTTGGCGATCTCCTTCTCGTTGAGCGCCTGATCGTAGGAGTCCGGCAGGTTGACATCCCGGACCTGTACTTCCTCCAAGACGAGTGCCTCGCCCTCGAAGGCCGATCGCAGTTTCCCTTGGGCGGCCGCGGCCAGTCGTTCGCGCCCCTGTTGGGTGTATATCTCGCTCGTCTGGATGCCGGCAGCCTCGGTTCGAAGCTGTGACCTGACGGACGGTCGGATGAGGCGGCGTTCGGCCTGCCCGACCGTTCGCCACTGGCTGACGAACGTGGCCGGGTCGTCCCGCTGGACGCGGTACCGAACCGTGATGTCGATGTCGACCGTGGTACCGTTTATCGTCTGGACGGTGACCGCGTCGGCCCGTCCCGGGTTGTCACCCTCACCTTGCGTGTTCGCCATCGTGTACGTTCGCGGCCGAATCTCCACGTCCTGTACCGAGTCTTTCACCGGGACGATGAGGTGCGCCCCCGGCGGCAGTTCATCGCCGGTCACCGCGCCGAAGGACTTCTGCACGCCGACGTGGCCTTCGGGCACCTGGTGGTAGCCGCCGAGCAACGTCGCGACGACCACGAGGGTGGCGACGCCCACGGCGGCGAGTTTGAGCAGCCGACCGACGTCGAAATCCGAACTGGACCCCGAGTCGGGATCGGAAAACGGATCGGAATCACTACTCATCGTCGTGTCCGTGTCCGCCGGTCGGGCCGTAGTTTGGGAACCATACCGCCGGTTACGGGCCACCGATCATAATAGTCGGGGAACTGCTGCGGAGCCGGACACCGACGGAAGCGCTCCGCTCACCGACGACCGGGGGAACCGTGACCTCCCACTGCCGGCTGTGCACCGGGGTGGCCGCACGAGCGGCGCCCGGTCGGTGGGGGCGCGGCATCGCTACTGGCGCAAGATCCGTGTTCGCTCCCGTGTGTTCGGCGGACGGGCGACTATCGGGACCGGACTCCTCGGCGCGTTTCAGTGTCGCTCGCTCGGCTCTCGACGGCAGTTTCGAGAGCCACCGCCGGGTGGGCGCAGTCCGGCACGGAAACTGTTAAGACCGGATTGGGCTAAAAAAGAAGCAACTCATGTCGCTCGATACGGTGACTTCTACCGACGCGACTCGGACGGGAAGCGCACGCCTCGGTCTAGGGGGTGCGTGAGATGGGCTTCGAGGAGATGCAGGAAGCCGGCGACGTCGACACCATCTGGCTCGACGGCGAGTTCGTCGACTGGGACGACGCCCAGATCCACGTCCTCACCCACGGACTCCACTACGGGACGGGGGTCTTCGAGGGCGTCCGCTGTTACGACACCGATGAGGGTCCGGCCATCTTCCGCTGGGAGGAGCATCTGGATCGGTTCTACGAATCCGGGAAGCCCTACAATCTGGATATCCCCTTCGGCCGCGAGGAGCTGACGGCGGCGACGAAGGAACTGATCCGTCGGCAGGAACTGGAGTCGTGTTACATCCGCCCCATCGCCTACTACGGCTACGACATGCTCGGCCTGAACCCCGAGAGCTGTCCGGTGCAGGTCGCCATCGCCGTCTGGCCGTGGGGCGCGTATCTCGGCGAGGGCGCGCTGGAGGAGGGCGTCGAGGTCACCATCGCCTCGTGGCAGAAGTACGCCTCCTCGCAGATTCCGACCAACGCGAAGACGACGGGGCCGTATATCAACAGCGTGCTGGCCAGTCTGGAAGCGAAACGGGAGGGCTACGTCGAGGCGCTCCTCCTCAATCAGGAGGGGAACGTCGCGGAAGGCCCCGGCGAAAACCTGTTTCTCGTCCGCGACGGCGAAATCTACACGCCCGGCCTCGCCGAGGGCATCCTCGACGGCATCACCCGCAACACCGTGATCACGCTCGCCCGCGAGTTGGGTTACACCGTCCACGACGACGCGACGATCAGCCGGGGCGAACTCAACACTGCCGACGAGTTGTTCTTCTCCGGCACCGCGGCCGAAGTGACGCCGATCCGCAAGGTCGACAACGTCGTCATCGGGGAGGGGACGCGCGGGCCGGTCACGACCGATATCCAACGGACCTTCTTCGACTTGGTCGAGCGCCGGACCGACGACCACCCCGAGTGGTTCGAGCACGTCGAGGCGTGAGTCCGGTCGACGGTTCGCCCGTCCGTCTCGGCGAACCACGGTACGGACGGCGATCACCGTGAGTTAGGGCGGCTGCTCCTCGCCGTCGGTCGCCTCCGCGGGGTCCTCCACCGCGATGTCGATGGCACGGTCCTCCTCCGCGAAGCCGGCGCTGAGGATGCGCGTCAGCGCCTCCTCGACGCTCTCGCCGGTCTCCTCGATCCGACCGGGGTCGACTTCGATGACGAACCCGGTCGTGATGTTCGGGGCCGTGGGCATGAACAGCACTTCCTGGCCGTCGGCCGTTGTCTGGCCGGTCTTGAACGCCGTCATGCGGATACCCGGCCACGTCTCCAACCGAACCGGCTTCTGGAGGTCGTCCGTTCCGGTGAGCGCCGTCTCGACCGCGAGCTTCGAGGCGTTGTAGAGGATGCGGATCAGCGGGACGCGGTTCATCGCGCTGTCGAGACCCGTCTCGAACAGCCGTCCGATCGTCGTCCGCATCAGGTAGCCGACCGACAGCACAAGCATGGCGAAGACCACGATCGCCACGGGCACGCCGTAGTAGGGCGGGAGCGTGTCGACGATGGGGAGTTCTGCGACCTTGGTGTAGAGCCAGTTGAGGACGAACAGGATGACGAGGACGGGCACGACGACCACCAGTCCGCTGGCCACGTCGCGTCTCCACGAGGACATTACCGGATGGTGGTGGGCGGGGGTCTTCAGCGTGTTCCAACGGGCGAGCGCGATCACCCCCGTTTAACACCCCGCGGCGGCCTACTCGATCTATGATCGTCTCGCTCGTCGCGGGTGCGCTCTGGGCGATGCTGCCGGCGTACGTTCCGAACAACGCAGCGGTCCTCGCGGGCGGCGGACGACCCATCGACGGCGGGCGAACCCTCGGCGGCCGCCGGCTACTCGGCGACGGGAAGACTTGGCGCGGGACGGCCGTCGGGACGCTCGTCGGCGTCGCCCTCGCAGTCGCGCTCAACGCCCTCCAGCCGACCGTCGCCGCGGCGCTCGGGGGCGACCTCCCCACCTTTCCGTTTCGGGCCGCCGTCGGCCTCGCGCTCGGGGCGATGCTCGGCGACATCGGCGCCTCCTTCCTGAAGCGCCGCCTCGGCCGCCGGCGCGGCGCCGCGGTTCCGGGCCTCGACCAACTCGATTTCGTGGTCGGGGCGCTCGCCCTCGCGGTCGTCCTCGCGCCCGGGTGGACCGTCGCGACGTTCTCGCTCCCCCGACTCGCCGTCGTCGTCGTCGCCACGCCACTACTCCACCTGACGACGAACGCCGGGGCGTACCTGCTGGGACTGAAGGCGGAGCCGTGGTAGGCGGCGCGCCGATTCACGCCGCCGAATCGCCCCTGTTCCGGGGATTCACGCCGCCGAATCGCCCCGCTTATGTCGGTTCGCGGCCCCGAACACCCCAATGGCGAATCAAGACCTCATCGGCGCGCTCCGCGACGCGGACGCGGTAAAGTTCGGCGAGTTCGAACTCTCCCACGGGGGGACGAGCGACTACTACGTCGACAAATACCTCTTCGAGACCGATCCGACCTGTCTCTCCCTGATCGCGTCGGCCTTCGCGGACCGCCTCGGCGACGACGAAACCCTCGCGGGCGTCGCGCTCGGCGCCGTCCCGCTGGTCGCCGTCACGAGCGCCGAGACGAACCGTCCGTACGTCATCGCGCGCAAGCAGGCGAAAGAGTACGGCACCGGTAACCGGATCGAAGGGCGACTGTCGGACGGCGAGCGCGTGGTCGTCCTCGAGGACATCGCCACGACGGGCAAAAGCGCACTCGACGCCGTCGAGGCGCTGCGCGAGGCCGGCGCCGTCGTCGACCGGGTCCTCGTCGTCGTCGACCGACAGGAGGGTGCGAGCGAACGACTGGCCGAGCACGGGATCGAACTCGAATCGTTGCTGACCGCGGACGACCTGCTGGCGGACGAGTAGCGAGGCGGTCACGACGAGGCCGACCCCACGCGGCTCAGAACAGCGAGAGGGACACGATACCGCCGAAGCCGACGGCGATCAAGGCGGCGCCGGGAATCCAGTGAACCCATCCGGGGAACATCTCGACGTCCTCGTCGGTATCGGCGGCTTCGGTTGCCATGCCATAGCATGAAGAGGCAGCTACATATAGTAGTATCAATTTTTTGTGATATGTGCGTTCGGGGGGTCGTCGCATGCCGGCCGTTCACGTCGGCGGGCCGGCACGCGGGGTGGCGAGGGAAGCGGCGCTGTCCCGACCGGCGGCACCCGGACACGCGACGGGGGCACGGCCGTTACAGCAGGTCCTCGTTGCAGTTCGCGCAGACGGCCATGTCGTTGACCGACTCGCTGGCGGGGTTCTCGCCGCAAAGCTCGCACGTGTCCATCGTCGGCGACGGGGGCGCGGCCGGACCGGCACGCTGACCGTCGCGCTCGCCCTCGCTCGTCCCCTCCGCCATCGCCTCGTGGGGGAGCGATGGACCCCGAATCCTCGTGAAATAGAGGACGATACCGAGCAGTGCGAGCGACCCGACGAGGAAGCCGAGTTCGAAAGCCATCGGTCGTCTTACGTGCCCGACGTTCGTTAGAGTTTCCCACGGATCCGGCCCGCCGCTACTCCGGCAAGCCCCACGCCACGCGGTCCCAGAGCCGCTCGTAGGCGTAGTACGTTCCCGTCTTGACGAGGTTGGCGACGAAACCGATGCTCGCCGCCTCGCCGAGGTCGCCGACGACGACCCAGGCGACGACGACGGTGACGACCACCATCAGCAGGCGGTAGCCGAGCGTCTTGAGTACCGCGCGCGACCGTGGTTGGCGCGGCGTTCCGGTGACGAGGCTCGGCCCCATACGATCGCTACGGACTCCGCTCACCTAAGAGTAACTACTGGCGGTGACTCGTTGGCCTGTTTGTAACCGAAAACAGTTATTCCCCCGCTCGAAACGGCGATCGATCGACGGCCTACTCGAGATCCGGGCGCGAGAGCTTCGTATACTGTGCGGTGAGGAACTCGAGCAGGACGGGCGTGCCCTCCTTGGTCTTCTCGACGGCGCGTTCGATGGCGTCGGCGACGTTGTCCGGATCCTCGATCCGCTCGCCGTAGCCGCCCATCGATTCGGCGAAGTCTGCGTAGTGCCCCGAGAACGGGGTGTCGTAGCTCGCCATCTCGAAGTTGTTGAGCACGACGGCGATGATGGGGATGTCCTCGCGGACGGCCGTCTCGAAGTCCATGCCGGTCATGCCGATGGCGCCGTCGCCCATGACGTGGACGCAGGTCTTCTCGGGCTTGGAGAGTTTCGCGCCCATCATGAGGCCGAGCCCGTAGCCGAGTTGCGTGGTCTTCCCCCAGCCGAGATACGAGAGGGGTTCGGTGACCTCGAAGAACGGCGCCATGAAGTCGCGCGCGTTGCCGGCGTCGGCGGTGGCGACGACTTCGTCCTTATCGAGGGTCTCGTCGAGTTCCTTGACGACGCGGTAGGGATTGATCGGCGTCTCGTCGGATTCGAGCACGTCAGACCAGTCGTCGAGCCACGCCTGCTCGACTTCCTCGATCTCCGCAGTTACGTCGTCGTATCGACCGAAGTCGGTGTCGTCGCCGACACGGTTCCCTATCTCGTCGACGAGGGCTTCGAGGACGAGTTTGGCGTCGCCGATGACCGCGAGGTCCGACTTGTAATCCTTGTCGACGTCGCCGGGGTCGTTCGTCGAGTGAATGAGCGTGTTGTCCTCGGTGGGGGGCGTGATGCCGTACGCCGTCTTGGTAAAGCTGCAGCCGATGCCGAAGAGCACGTCGGCCTCGTGGATGAAGTGGTTGAGCTGCCGGGGTTCGCTCTTCGAGCCGGCGCCGAGCGAGAGCGGGTGGTCCTCGGGGAACGCGCTCTTGCCGTTGAGGCTCGTGGCGACGGGCGCCTCCAGCAGTTCGGCGAGTTCCGTCAGGGGTTCCCACGCCTTCGCGTAGTGGACGCCCTGACCCGCGTAGAGGACGGGCAGGTCGGCGCCGAGGAGCGCATCGGCGGCTTCGGAGATGGCGTGTGGGTCGGGGCCCGCTCGCGTCGACGACGTGGTTTCGTAGTCGAAATCCGGGGCGTCCAGGTGGAAGACGTCCTTCGGAACCTCGACCACGGCGGGGCGCTGACGACCGTTCCGTGCCGTCTGGAAGGCGCGCCGGAACGTCTCCTCGACCGCGTCGGGGTCGGTCAGCTGTTCCGTCGTCTTGGAGACGGCCTGGTAGTTGATCAGCGAACTGAACTTGGGGTCCGTGTTCGTCTTCGCGCGGGAGTAGCCGGCGGGGATGGCGACGATCGGCGCCGATTCTGCGTAGGCCTGCGCGATGCCGCCGACGGAGTTCTCCGTCCCCGGGCCGTGCTGGCACGCGAACGCCTCGACCTGCTCGCCGGAGGTGATGCGGGCGATCCCGTCGAGGATGTGTGCGCCCGTTCGTTCCTGCCGGACGACGATCGGGCGGACGCCGGCCTCCTCGGCGGCGTCGTCGTCGAACAGGGGATTGCTCGGGAATCCAATCAGATGTTCTACACCTTCTTCGGCCAGGATCTTCGCGATGGCATCTGTTACGTTCATCCTACTGCATATCATTACCCCCCGGGTTGTAAAGTTAATTTTTATTAAAGATAAGGACATACATCGTGCCACCTATCGTCGATCGTCGAAATATAAAGGACAGTTGTCTGAGAAGGCGTCGTCATCTGTCGAAAAGTTGAATAGCCCGAGTCGGGACGTTGGACGCATGTCCGACCGACCCCAACTCGA from Haloplanus salinus encodes:
- a CDS encoding DUF502 domain-containing protein; the protein is MSSWRRDVASGLVVVVPVLVILFVLNWLYTKVAELPIVDTLPPYYGVPVAIVVFAMLVLSVGYLMRTTIGRLFETGLDSAMNRVPLIRILYNASKLAVETALTGTDDLQKPVRLETWPGIRMTAFKTGQTTADGQEVLFMPTAPNITTGFVIEVDPGRIEETGESVEEALTRILSAGFAEEDRAIDIAVEDPAEATDGEEQPP
- a CDS encoding DUF2061 domain-containing protein, with the protein product MGPSLVTGTPRQPRSRAVLKTLGYRLLMVVVTVVVAWVVVGDLGEAASIGFVANLVKTGTYYAYERLWDRVAWGLPE
- the rnhB gene encoding ribonuclease HII translates to MQIGADEAGKGPVLGPMVAAAVRAPADAVPDGVDDSKRLAPSRRRELADRLRDDAAVDVSVAVVSPARIDDPETDMNGLTVAGQVEAIAAVAGDDDSVVVDAGDVDAGRFGRKVGAGVDAAVTVRSEHRADERYPHVAAASVVAKVHRDARIEALADAYGEVGSGYPSDERTRTFLAEYVRENGELPACARASWSTCDDVLAAAEQSSLADF
- a CDS encoding CDP-2,3-bis-(O-geranylgeranyl)-sn-glycerol synthase, whose protein sequence is MIVSLVAGALWAMLPAYVPNNAAVLAGGGRPIDGGRTLGGRRLLGDGKTWRGTAVGTLVGVALAVALNALQPTVAAALGGDLPTFPFRAAVGLALGAMLGDIGASFLKRRLGRRRGAAVPGLDQLDFVVGALALAVVLAPGWTVATFSLPRLAVVVVATPLLHLTTNAGAYLLGLKAEPW
- a CDS encoding prohibitin family protein: MSSDSDPFSDPDSGSSSDFDVGRLLKLAAVGVATLVVVATLLGGYHQVPEGHVGVQKSFGAVTGDELPPGAHLIVPVKDSVQDVEIRPRTYTMANTQGEGDNPGRADAVTVQTINGTTVDIDITVRYRVQRDDPATFVSQWRTVGQAERRLIRPSVRSQLRTEAAGIQTSEIYTQQGRERLAAAAQGKLRSAFEGEALVLEEVQVRDVNLPDSYDQALNEKEIAKQRVQKKKFEIEQARREKQRQEIRAEADARVIEIRGDALRSNPIVLRQQYIKSIDASDKIILATDRDGTPIILQTGGRTAGNASESDVSLTANRTNGTATG
- a CDS encoding branched-chain amino acid transaminase; translated protein: MGFEEMQEAGDVDTIWLDGEFVDWDDAQIHVLTHGLHYGTGVFEGVRCYDTDEGPAIFRWEEHLDRFYESGKPYNLDIPFGREELTAATKELIRRQELESCYIRPIAYYGYDMLGLNPESCPVQVAIAVWPWGAYLGEGALEEGVEVTIASWQKYASSQIPTNAKTTGPYINSVLASLEAKREGYVEALLLNQEGNVAEGPGENLFLVRDGEIYTPGLAEGILDGITRNTVITLARELGYTVHDDATISRGELNTADELFFSGTAAEVTPIRKVDNVVIGEGTRGPVTTDIQRTFFDLVERRTDDHPEWFEHVEA
- the secF gene encoding protein translocase subunit SecF, with the translated sequence MVAFEVPEIDYTRYTNRQLAAVPLAVLAVALLIIAGWYAATGVPVNPGLEFTGGAEIRVAVDAPDGQARERIQQAFDPAPETIRGVPSDNTYILTFQTEEVGVSALEEQARAAGFEVQSSYTVSPSFGSRTQLLALGGVAFAFLGMSALVFLMFRTFVPSVAVVISAFSDIVIPVALMNVLDIELTLGTVAALLMIIGYSVDSDILLNNHILRRSGEFYESTHRAMRTGVTMTLTSLAAMTVMTIVATLFGIQLLAAIGTVLVFGLSADLMNTYMLNLSLLRWYKYEGVAN
- the pyrE gene encoding orotate phosphoribosyltransferase encodes the protein MANQDLIGALRDADAVKFGEFELSHGGTSDYYVDKYLFETDPTCLSLIASAFADRLGDDETLAGVALGAVPLVAVTSAETNRPYVIARKQAKEYGTGNRIEGRLSDGERVVVLEDIATTGKSALDAVEALREAGAVVDRVLVVVDRQEGASERLAEHGIELESLLTADDLLADE
- a CDS encoding preprotein translocase subunit SecD translates to MGVVRENWRIFLLIVVLLGSLFALFSPTVAEGGAEAPGVASSGATNLQYGLQLSGGTRIRAPLVGVTAAEVEYGDVETPEAEREVAGRLGDVSVADVIVRPTSETSGTVEVTADGVTPAELGRALDAAGYEYAETRNGVTEETRAQTVDILADKINEAGLSGGTVQQIQTPTGENFILVEVPDANRQRVVDLVNQRGSVRVDAYYPSDGGYEQTTVLERDDFQSIGNAQQGGEGQLPNVPVVVREDVAPRFQQQMSQSGLAGQGGSRCSYTTSPNSTDACLLLIVDGQVVNSFGMSPGLAASMQSGDWAQDPRFVLQTQNFSESRQVAINLRAGALPAQLDIGPDGEGTSSFIAPSQGEQFRIDSLLTGIIAVFAVAGVVFLRYGEVEVALPMIVTALSEVVILLGFAAGIGYPLDLSVIAGFIAVIGTGVDDLIIIADEVMAQGDVNSRRVFQSRFRKAFWVIGAAAATTIIAMSPLAVLSLGDLQGFAIFTILGVVVGVLLTRPAYGDILRALLTRDD
- a CDS encoding thiamine pyrophosphate-requiring protein, whose protein sequence is MNVTDAIAKILAEEGVEHLIGFPSNPLFDDDAAEEAGVRPIVVRQERTGAHILDGIARITSGEQVEAFACQHGPGTENSVGGIAQAYAESAPIVAIPAGYSRAKTNTDPKFSSLINYQAVSKTTEQLTDPDAVEETFRRAFQTARNGRQRPAVVEVPKDVFHLDAPDFDYETTSSTRAGPDPHAISEAADALLGADLPVLYAGQGVHYAKAWEPLTELAELLEAPVATSLNGKSAFPEDHPLSLGAGSKSEPRQLNHFIHEADVLFGIGCSFTKTAYGITPPTEDNTLIHSTNDPGDVDKDYKSDLAVIGDAKLVLEALVDEIGNRVGDDTDFGRYDDVTAEIEEVEQAWLDDWSDVLESDETPINPYRVVKELDETLDKDEVVATADAGNARDFMAPFFEVTEPLSYLGWGKTTQLGYGLGLMMGAKLSKPEKTCVHVMGDGAIGMTGMDFETAVREDIPIIAVVLNNFEMASYDTPFSGHYADFAESMGGYGERIEDPDNVADAIERAVEKTKEGTPVLLEFLTAQYTKLSRPDLE